In Deltaproteobacteria bacterium, the following are encoded in one genomic region:
- a CDS encoding membrane dipeptidase — MSREAPERPITEGAALSRRARELCEVAELIDLHLDTLIWQRIFGYDPLLRHEGYLGGRLLGHADLPRLLEGGVKGAHWSITTNPLRRQTGRSQALLRNLRGLRDLVERSEGALQIAGSLGAYREARAAGAHVVLPAIQGGNALAPAPRSAALPDPDLIRVTLVHLTSSWIGSTSSPLRLRPGAGLSEAGKELVRRLDAHRVLVDLAHIHPRGFWDAVDVHDPSLPLICTHTGVSGVTPHWRNLDDRQLEAIAATGGVIGVIFQETFLESPGGAQDANMVVDHLDHIISVCGEDHAAIGTDHDGLVTPPRGLRSASGWPRLVETMLVRGYSEARIRKILGENFLRVFGAIRP; from the coding sequence ATGAGCCGCGAGGCGCCCGAGCGCCCGATCACCGAGGGAGCCGCGCTCTCCCGGCGCGCCCGCGAACTCTGCGAGGTGGCCGAGCTCATCGACCTCCACCTCGACACCCTGATCTGGCAGCGGATCTTCGGCTACGACCCGCTCCTGCGCCACGAGGGCTACCTCGGCGGCCGCCTCCTGGGTCACGCCGATCTGCCGCGCCTGCTCGAGGGAGGGGTGAAGGGCGCCCACTGGTCCATCACCACCAACCCCCTGCGCCGGCAGACCGGGCGCAGCCAGGCGTTGCTGCGCAACCTCCGGGGGCTGCGCGACCTGGTCGAGCGCAGCGAGGGGGCGCTGCAGATCGCCGGCAGCCTCGGCGCCTACCGCGAGGCCCGGGCCGCGGGCGCCCACGTGGTCCTCCCGGCGATCCAGGGGGGCAACGCGCTCGCGCCGGCGCCGAGGAGCGCGGCCCTGCCCGATCCCGATCTGATCCGCGTCACCCTCGTCCACCTGACGAGCTCGTGGATCGGCTCCACCTCTTCGCCCCTGCGGCTGCGGCCGGGGGCCGGCCTGAGCGAGGCGGGCAAGGAGCTGGTCCGCCGCCTCGACGCCCACCGGGTGCTGGTGGACCTGGCGCACATCCACCCGCGGGGCTTCTGGGACGCCGTCGACGTGCACGACCCCTCGCTGCCGCTGATCTGCACCCACACCGGCGTGAGCGGCGTGACCCCGCACTGGCGCAACCTCGACGATCGTCAGCTGGAGGCCATCGCCGCCACCGGCGGGGTGATCGGCGTGATCTTCCAGGAGACCTTCCTGGAGAGCCCCGGCGGCGCGCAGGACGCGAACATGGTGGTCGATCACCTCGACCACATCATCTCGGTCTGCGGCGAGGACCACGCCGCCATCGGCACCGATCACGACGGCCTGGTCACCCCGCCCCGGGGGCTGCGCTCGGCCTCCGGCTGGCCCCGCCTGGTCGAGACCATGCTGGTGCGCGGCTACTCCGAGGCGCGGATCCGCAAGATCCTCGGAGAGAACTTCCTCCGGGTCTTCGGTGCCATCCGGCCCTAG
- a CDS encoding agmatine deiminase family protein, with translation MTHPASTPIPPEWAPHRAVWLAWPAHPELWGEALPEVQETVRRLAHYLAELPGSERIEMVVRDAGARAQAAAALAGLDHRLHELPYGDIWLRDTAPIFRGASRGAVAFTFDGWGGKYRLPGDAELAVGIAGRAGEALQRDPLVLEGGAVDGDGEGTVLTTRQCALNPNRNPGLGEAEVEARIASLLGARKVIWLDEGLSGDHTDGHVDNLARFVAPARVACGRPAPGDPNTAVLEAIIEALRAERDAEGRSLEPVLLPSPGLVPDEEGAPSPATHLNFLVGNRRVVVPTFGGASDAEAIEILADCFPGREVVGLDARVLLPGGGAIHCISQQEPA, from the coding sequence GTGACCCATCCTGCCTCCACCCCCATCCCCCCCGAATGGGCGCCCCACCGCGCCGTCTGGCTGGCCTGGCCGGCTCACCCCGAGCTCTGGGGTGAGGCCCTGCCCGAGGTGCAGGAGACGGTGCGCCGGCTGGCCCACTACCTCGCCGAGCTGCCCGGCAGCGAGCGCATCGAGATGGTCGTGCGCGACGCCGGGGCGCGGGCGCAGGCCGCCGCCGCCCTCGCGGGCCTCGATCACCGCCTGCACGAGCTGCCCTACGGCGACATCTGGCTCCGGGACACCGCGCCGATCTTCCGGGGGGCGTCGCGGGGGGCGGTCGCCTTCACCTTCGACGGCTGGGGCGGCAAGTACCGCCTGCCCGGCGACGCGGAGCTGGCGGTGGGCATCGCCGGCCGGGCGGGGGAGGCGCTGCAGCGCGATCCCCTGGTCCTGGAGGGCGGCGCGGTGGACGGCGACGGGGAGGGCACGGTCCTCACCACCCGCCAGTGCGCGCTGAACCCGAACCGCAACCCGGGGCTCGGCGAGGCCGAGGTCGAGGCGCGGATCGCGAGCCTCCTGGGCGCCCGCAAGGTGATCTGGCTAGACGAGGGCCTCTCCGGCGATCACACCGACGGCCACGTCGACAACCTGGCGCGCTTCGTGGCCCCGGCCCGGGTGGCCTGCGGCCGGCCCGCCCCCGGGGATCCGAACACCGCGGTGCTCGAGGCCATCATCGAGGCCCTGCGCGCCGAGCGGGACGCCGAAGGGCGTAGCCTCGAGCCCGTCCTCCTGCCCTCGCCGGGCCTGGTCCCGGACGAGGAGGGCGCGCCGTCGCCGGCCACCCACCTGAACTTCCTGGTGGGCAACCGGCGGGTGGTCGTGCCCACCTTCGGGGGCGCCTCCGACGCGGAGGCGATCGAGATCCTCGCCGACTGCTTCCCCGGCCGCGAGGTGGTCGG
- a CDS encoding M18 family aminopeptidase — MSQPPAESRDLLSFIDASPSPFHATAEALRRCEAAGFTHLDEAEAWKLAPGGAYVITRGDGALLALRVGTRPPEEVGVRLTGAHTDSPNLRPKPRLAKSGGKQLLLDVEVYGGAIVATWADRDLGLAGRVTVEDAGRLDRRLVRLASPASRVSTLAIHLGREVNESGLKLDKHDHLVPHLGPWESKDDPEVFLRQLLADALKVKPEQIRGHDLCLFDLSPSAFIGLDQAMIAAPRQDNLSMCHATLTALLAAPAEHASTRVAVLFDHEEIGSQTHRGAGSPMIESVFTRLCGGDAERRARTIARSFLISADMAHALHPAHPGKHDGRHQPLLGGGPCLKTNANQRYATDAESGAIFRRLCGAAGVPCQEFAMRADLPCGSTIGPISAARLGLRTVDVGNPLLSMHSIRELGGSADHPQMIAALKTYFEIDALE, encoded by the coding sequence ATGAGCCAGCCCCCTGCCGAGAGCCGCGACCTCCTCTCCTTCATCGACGCGAGCCCGAGCCCCTTCCACGCCACCGCCGAGGCCCTGCGCCGCTGCGAGGCGGCGGGCTTCACCCACCTCGACGAGGCCGAGGCCTGGAAGCTGGCGCCGGGCGGCGCCTACGTGATCACCCGCGGCGACGGCGCCCTCCTCGCCCTGCGGGTCGGGACGAGGCCCCCCGAGGAGGTCGGGGTGCGCCTCACCGGCGCCCACACCGACTCCCCCAACCTGCGGCCCAAGCCCCGGCTGGCCAAGAGCGGCGGGAAGCAGCTCCTCCTGGACGTCGAGGTCTACGGCGGCGCCATCGTCGCCACCTGGGCGGACCGGGATCTCGGCCTCGCCGGCCGGGTGACCGTCGAGGACGCCGGCCGCCTCGACCGCCGCCTGGTGCGGCTGGCGTCGCCGGCGAGCCGGGTCTCCACCCTCGCCATCCACCTCGGCCGCGAGGTGAACGAGAGCGGCCTGAAGCTCGACAAGCACGATCACCTCGTGCCCCACCTCGGGCCCTGGGAGAGCAAGGACGACCCCGAGGTCTTCCTCCGGCAGCTGCTGGCCGACGCCCTGAAGGTGAAGCCCGAGCAGATCCGCGGGCACGACCTCTGCCTCTTCGACCTCTCGCCCTCGGCCTTCATCGGCCTCGACCAGGCGATGATCGCGGCGCCCCGCCAGGACAACCTCTCCATGTGCCACGCGACCCTCACCGCGCTCCTCGCGGCGCCGGCCGAGCACGCGAGCACCCGGGTGGCGGTCCTCTTCGACCACGAGGAGATCGGCAGCCAGACCCACCGCGGCGCCGGCTCGCCGATGATCGAGTCGGTCTTCACCCGCCTCTGCGGCGGCGACGCCGAGCGCCGCGCCCGCACCATCGCCCGCAGCTTCCTGATCAGCGCCGACATGGCCCACGCCCTCCACCCGGCCCACCCCGGGAAGCACGACGGCCGGCACCAGCCCCTGCTCGGCGGCGGCCCCTGCCTGAAGACCAACGCCAACCAGCGCTACGCCACCGACGCCGAGAGCGGCGCCATCTTCCGCCGCCTCTGCGGCGCGGCCGGGGTGCCCTGCCAGGAGTTCGCCATGCGCGCCGACCTGCCCTGCGGCTCGACCATCGGCCCGATCTCGGCGGCCCGCCTCGGCCTGCGCACCGTGGACGTGGGCAACCCGCTGCTCTCGATGCACTCCATCCGCGAGCTGGGCGGCAGCGCCGACCACCCGCAGATGATCGCCGCCCTGAAGACCTACTTCGAGATCGACGCGCTGGAGTAG